AGCACGAACGTGTGCGAATCCGCGTACACCGCGGGCGTCCCGTAGAGGGTGGGGATCGTGCTCGCATCGAACGCGATGTCGGCATCTTGCAGGGTGCGCAGCTCCCACACGCCCGAGAAGAGCATTCCGCTCCGTCCGCCCGCGAACTCGGCGATGCCGTTGTTGATGTCGCTGTTCGTCGCGGCGACGGTGCCATCGACGAGCTTCGTCATGAACTCGAGCGATTCGAGCGCAGCATCCTTGTCGTACTCGGCCGGTTTGCCGGTCTCGAGCACCATGTCGGCACCGTGCTGCTTGTAGAGCGTGTAGAAGAGCCGCCACAGCTGAGCGCCGTCGTTGAGGTACCCCCACGAAAGTCCGTGCTGACCGGTGACCGCCTGCATCTCGAGCGCCATGTCGATGAACTCGTCTGGCGTCGTCGTCTCGATGAGCGTTCCGTCAGACCTGAGCACGCCCGCTTCGTCGGCAACGTCGGTGTTGTAGAACATGATGAACGGGTGCGAGTCGAGGGCGACCGAGTACAGCTTGCCGTCGGTGAACCCCTTCTCCCAGATGCGCGGTTTGAAGGTCTCTTCGGTCACGTCGAACTCGGCGAGCAGGTCGAGATCCCACGGGTCGAGCAGACCGCCTGGCGCCCATCCCGTGACCCGGCTCGCGTGCATGATGGCGATGTCGGGAGCGCGACCGCCCGCCGACGCCATGGCGAGCTTTGTGTAGTACGGAGCACCCCACGCGAGAACCGTCTGGTCGACAGAGACATTGCCGAGCTTCTTCTCGACGTCGGCGACGAGGGTCGCCATGGTGATGCCGTCGCCGCCGCTCAGCAGGTGCCAATACGACAGCGAGGTGATTCCGGATGCTGCCGAGGTCGAGCAGCCCGCGAGCGTCGGCGTGAGAAGCGCACCGCCGAATACCGCGGCAGTGCCGGCCAGCATGCGGCGCCGCGAGAAGCTTGGGCCGCCGCCCGGCTGACGAGATCGTGTCATGAACATCACTCCTTTGTGCTGGACACCATCGGAAGTCACCATCATTACATCGTTGTAATGGGAAATACAAGACCAATGATGTGCAGCAATTTCGGAAATTACGGTCGCCGTTTCGGCCTCAGGCAGCAAAACCCCTGGTCAGCAGCGCCCCCGGCAGGCGACGCTAAGAAATCTCCGAAATAAGCGCACGTGTCACGCCCGGGTGCTCTCGCGCTCGAGAACCTCGTACGGCACGCGCGTGCGCTCTGGCGCAAGAGTGTGGTCGGCGATGCGCTGTTCGAGGCGCTCGATCGCCAGTCGCGCGAGCTCGCGCCGATCGAAGGCCACTGTCGTCAGCGGCGGCACCGCGTAGGGACTGTCGACGGTGTTGTCGAAGCCGGCCACGCGAACATCGCCGGGCACGCGAAGGCCCCGCTGCCACAGCACGTTCAGCACGCCGAACGCCATGGTGTCCGTGAAGCAGAACACGGCGTCGGGCACGTCGCCGCCGCCGTCGAGATACGACGAGAACGCGGATGCTGCGCCCGCAGCCGTCCAATCGGCGCACCCGATCTCGAGAGCAGCATCCGTCGCCAGCCCCGCCTCGCGAAGTGCGTCTCGATACCCTTCGGCGCGCTGACGAGACGTCGCCGTCTGAAAGTCTCCGACCGGCGACCCCACGACGGCGATGCGGCGATTGCCGCTCTCGATGAGGCACCGGGTCATATCGCGCGCCGAGTGCCGGCTGTCGACGCCGACGAGGTCGACGAGACTTTGCTCGACCTCGCCGATGAGCACGAGCGGAGGCAGACCGCGAGCCTCGGCGATCACGCTGTCTTCGAGCGTGATGGGGTTGAGAATCAGCCCGTCGACAAGGTGCGCCCTCGCGCGTGACAGCAGTTCGAACTCGCGTTGCGGCTCTGCGCCGGTCTCTTCGACCTGGATCGCCCACCCGCGGGCGTGCGCAACCTCGACGAACGCCCCGATCGTCTCGGCCGAGTACTGCGTGTCGAGGTTGGGCAGCGCGAGCGCGAGCACGCCAGAGCGGCCATTGCGCAGTCCGCGCGCCGACAGATTGGGAACGTAGTCGAGCTCGGCCATTGCCTGCTCCACGCGCTCGCGCGTTTCTGGGCGCACGAAGACGACGCCGTTGATGACGTTCGACACGGTCTTGGGCGACACCTCCGCCCGCACCGCGACGTCACGCATTGTCGCTCGCATGAACTCAGCCTAATCGGGGCCGGGCCATGGCGTCGTCGGAGTGCATCCGGCATGATGAGGCACATGACTCGAGTGCTCTACATCGGCGGTTCCGGAGTGATCAGCTCGGCGTGCGTTCGCGCGTCGCTTGAGCGCGGGCACGAGGTGACCGTGCTCAACAGAAGCCGCACCGGCGAACGGCCGCTCCCCGACGGCGTCGACCAGCTGACCGCTGACGCTGGCTCACCAGCATCCCTCGCCGACGCCCTCGGCAGCCGTGAGTTCGATGCGGTCGCGCAGTTCGTCGCGTTCAACCCCGAGCATGTGCAGCGCGACATCGATTTCTTCGCCGGGCGCACGGGTCAGTACGTGTTCGTCAGCTCGGCGTCGGCGTACCAGACGCCGCCGTCGCGCCTGCCGGTCACCGAGTCGACGCCGCTGCGCAATCCGCACTGGCGGTACTCGCGCGACAAGATCGCCGGCGAAGACGCTCTTGTCGCGGCGTATCGCGGCACCGGGTTTCCCATGACGATCGTGCGCCCCTCGCACACGTACGACCACACGCTCCTTCCGACCATTGGCGGCTGGACCGACGTCGCGCGCATGCGAGCGGGAAAGCCCGTGGTTGTGCACGGCGACGGCACGAGCCTCTGGACGCTCACGCACAATTCGGACTTCGCTGTCGGGTTCACGGGGCTGCTCGGCAATCCCCTTGCGATCGGCGAGGCATTCACCATCACGAGCGACCACGCGCCGACGTGGAACCAGATCTATGAGTGGCTCGCGGATGCTGCCGGAACAACCGCCGACATCGTGCACGTCACGAGCGACCGCATCGCCTCGGCGCTTCCCGATCTCGGCCCTGGCCTGCTCGGCGACAAAGCGCACTCCATGGTGTTCGACACGAGCAAGCTGCGAGCGCTTGTGCCGGAGTTCGGCACGACGGTGCCGTATTGGCAGGGCGCGCGCGAGCAGATCGCGTGGTTCGACGCTCACCCCGACAAGCAGGTGACGGATGCTGCGCTCGACGCGACCTTCGACCGGCTCGTCGCAGAGGCACCCTCGGATCACCCCAGCGCGGCGCACTGATTGGCGGCAGAGCCAGACACCGCGTTTCCCTCGCCTTTCACCGCGCCGTTGCCCGAGCAATTGAGGTCGCCATGCACCTCGTTGGCAGAAACGGTTCCGCTCTTGCCTCCGTCGACGGTCAGCGTTGCACCGACGGTGGACGTCGTGACGACAGCATCCGTGTTGGCGAGCATCTCGAGGTCCCCCGCCACGTCGCTATCGGTGACAACGACGCTCTCGGCACCGATGATCTTCGCCTCGCCCGTGACGGTCGTGTTGATCAGCTTCACCACGCGGGTTCCGTCAAAGACGATGCTGCCCTCGATTTCGGTGTTCTTGAGAACGCACGTGTCGGCGTCGCCCGATGCGCTCTCGGCCTCGCAGATCTCGTCGGCGTTCTGCTCATCGACAGCGACGTCGGTCGCCGACGGCGCGAGGCTCTGCGGGACCGACGGCGTTTCCCTCGGCCCCGCTTCGTCATCGGCGGCAGCGCATCCGGCGAGGCCGAGTGCGACAAGCGCAATGAGCGCGGGGGCGAGAACGTGGCGGCGCATGGCGAACTCCTTCACAGTGCGTGGTACGCGGATGCTGCCGCGCGACGTTCCGCGGCAGCATCCGGTTCACCATAACGATGCCCGCCAGCCGAAAGCGTAATGGCGTCGGAGAGGTGGCTCACGTGCACGAGACGCTCAGTTTCGGCAACGGCGAAGCGTCGACATGAGTGCGTTCGCTCAGGCGGACTGCGCAAAACGAGCATCGGCGATGATCGCTTCGTGATGCCGACGAGAAATCTCGGCAAGAATCACCGAAGATTCTCTCGGAGGCGAATGTGACGACGATCAGTGGCACGAATACGACAGCGATGCGAGGTTTCCGCAGGGCGGCCGCCGTCATCGGCATCCTCTCGATCTCTCTGACAGCGTGTGCAACCAGTGCGCCAGAGGCCGAACCGGCCGCGGGTTCAGCAGGCGAGGGCCCTCAGTTCGAGTTTCTGGATGCTGGTGATGGCGTCGCGATCCGAACCGGCGACGACTGGAGCCTTCCCGCTGGCGTCACGCCGGCGTCCAACTCGGGGTTCTTCTCTGAGGAAGCGTCGACATCTGATCATGTGTTCACGCGCTCGGTGGACGTGTCGTGGCGGCAGATTCAACCGGAGGCCGGCGAGCTCGACCGCACCTCGAGCGGTGAGGCGCAAGGCATGAGCTTCGCGTCGCTCGACGACCAGCTGGCCGAGCAGGGACCGTTCTGGATGCGCATTTTCGCGAGCGGCGAGACGTGGGCACCGGACTGGGTCGTCGAGGACTGCGGCGTCTCGACGTATGGCCCCGACTATGACGGGCAGCGCCACCTCCCGATCTGGGACGAGTGCGTGTGGGGCCATCTGATGGACACGTACGAAACGCTGTTCGTCGACGGAGGCCTCGCTGCCGATCCCCAGTTGGCGTTCGTCTACGTGCCCGGGGCGTTCACGTGGGCCGAGTTCGACTACGAGATGATCACCGCCGCGGTCGACGCCGGCGACCTCGACCTGAAGACCTACCTATCGTGGTACGACCATGCCTGGACGGATTTGGCTGACCTTTTCGGCGACAACGCGAACAAGCTCGTATTCACGGGCGAGGACTATCCGTGGGGTCCGTTCGGCGCAGACGACGATCTGCTGGCGAAGCAGGCTGTCGAGGCAGGACTCGGGATTCGCACCGGCATCACGGAGCTGTCGAACTTTCACTTGAGCGAAGCGCCGGCCTACGGCTCGCGCGTTCTGCCGAACGGCCACATGGTGCTCGATGACACCCTGCCGGTTCACGACGGCACGCGCATCGTCGCGACAGAGAACGAGTGCTACAACGACTGCGGATACGAGACGGATGACCCGTACTACGCCGTGCGGCAGTCGAATCTCAAGGCGCTGCAGCTGCACACCAACTGGATCTATGTCGTGCCCGAGCCCTCGTACTTCGCCGAATACCCCGAGCACTGGGACTGGGTACGGCTGTCCATGGGTCAGACCGCCGAGACCTCGGCAGATGCGTGGGCCGCGCTGCGCGATGCCGAAGACATGTACTGGGCCGGCGACGAGGCGGGACCGTTTGACGGTGAATGGGAGACCCGGCCGTGGGTGCGCAATCTGGAGCGCTGGCTCGTGCAGGTCGACGAGCCTGGCTCCGTCGCGCACCGGTCAGATGTCGACGTGCACACCGAGGTGTTCGAGCCCGACAACGGAGAGGCACACGAAGGACTCGCAACCGACGTTGCCGGTGGCGACACGGGATTCGTCTTCGAGCTTGATGCGCGGTTTGCCGCGGCATCCTCGGGCTCGTCCGACCCTGTCGTGAAAGTGACCTACCTTGATGAAGGAACGGGAACGTTCACCGTCGATGTCGGTGACTGGTCGTCACCCGAGATCGAGCGCACGGGCGACGGGCAGTGGAAGACGGCGACTGTCGCGCTTCCCGACGACGCGTTCGATGCAGACAACACGCGATTCCGGGTATCGCTCAGTGACGCTGCAGACGATCTCACGGTGCGCTTCGTGCGGGTCGTGCGTGCGTAAGCACTGTCTGGCTGACCCGGTGCACCAGCGCTGGCCCTGGTCCGCCGCTATCCACCAGTTGTGCGACGGCAGTTGTCACAACCGACGTCTTCCCGTCTCGCACGTTCTCTGCACGCATTTCCTTCAGCGTCAGCTTCGCAGTCTTCCCGTTCGTCGGAACCGATCGAAAACTGCATCCTTTGTCCGCCGGTGCCCACCAACGAGCCCGTTCGATATGGCAACGGCGGCGATGACGATGGTCGCACCGACGAGTTGGAGCGTTGTCGGACGCTCGGCGAGAATCATGGCAGAAAGGCCGAGCGCGAGCACTGGCTGAATCAAGAGCAGTGCGGCAGTGGTGACGGGGTCGAGGTGGGTACTGCCACGATGGATCAGCAGCCAGGCGACGATCTGTCCGAGCACTGCGAGCAAGACCAAGTACGTCCAGGCCAGTGGCGTAATGGCCTTCAGATGTAGACCACCCGTAAAGGGTGCGATAAGAGCGGCCGTCACAGCAGCCGAGGCTGTTGCCCAGGCGAGCGGCTGAACCATTCGGCCCGGCTCCTGCCTCGTCGCTCGGCGTGTGAGAAACAGATACGACCCGTACCCCAGACCGGCAAGCAGACCGAGCAATGTTCCGCGCACGGCTTCTTCTCTCAGCGTGGCGGCGCCCCAGACGCCACCGACGAGACAGATTCCGAAGAGCATCAATGGCAGGGTCAGCAGGAATCTCAGGCGCATCCGTTCGCGATCAACCACGAACGCCAGCAGCGGCAGCACGACAACCTGCACGTTGACCAACACTGTGCTGATCCCTGCACCGACAGAAAAGATCGACGCCGTCCATGCGGCATAGTCGATGCCGAGCGCGACTCCCGCTGCGAGAGCCCAACTGATGCCCCGCCGAGAGAGCGGGCCGCGCCGCCCGCGCTCACCCAATGCCAGGGGGACGAGGAAGAGAACGGCGATAGCGCACCGCAGCACCGCCGTCGTTGCAGCGTCCACCCCCGCGAGCTTGACCAGGATCGCCGACGCTGACAGACACATCGCTCCCGCGAGCACCGACAGCGAGGCGACTGCTTGGGATCGGAATCTGTTGAAATCGGGCAAGTCTTGATCAGTCACGCCTCGACTTTAAACGTCGACACTCATTAGCTCTAGTTTGTATTTGCTTCTACTACTATTAAGCTACGCGTATGCGTGTGGAATGGAGCCGACTTCGACTTCTCGACGCGGTCGCACGCACAGGATCGGTCACCCGGGCGGCGATGCTGCTGCACATGACCGGGCCCGCGGTCTCACAGCAACTACGCCGCATCGAGGTTGAAGCTGGCGTCAAAGTCGTCATTCCCGATGGACGTGGCGTGCGACTGACGAACAAGGGCCGCATCCTCGCCGATTACGCCGCGCGCGTGGCCACGCTCATGACGCAGGCGGAGAATGACCTGCACTACGGCGATGAGCTTGTCGGTCGCATCGGGATCGGTGCGCTTGCTTCCATCGTCCGCACCACCCTGGTCGACGAACTGCCGGCCTTTCAGGAACTCCATCCACGAGTTGAGCTGCGCATCGAAGACGGCGAAACGGAATCGCACCTCGATCAGCTCGCTGGGGGCCGGCTGGATGTGGTGTTCGCTGAATCGTGGAGCCCCACACCGCTGCGGCTGCCTGCCGGAGTCAACGCCCAGCGCCTCAATCAAGAGACGGCGTGGATCGCGTTGCCCGAGAGTCATCCTGCGCGCGCCAAGAGACACATCACTCTCGCTGACCTCGCAACGGAAGTGTGGGCGGCATGCGCCCCGGAGTCTGACGAGCACGACGCTCTCACCCAGTTCGCTCGCCGGAACGGAATCGAACTGGACATCCGACACTTCGTCTCGGATCACGTTACTCAGCTCGCGCTCGTCCGAGCAAACATCGCAATCGCCTGTGTTCCGTCACCAGCAGAGAAGCCCGAAGCTCCAGGTATTGTCTATCGCAAGCTGTTGCCCGAGATGAATCGCGACATACTGCTCCTGACCAACGACAGAACTCAGTCACGTCACGTCGAAGCGCTCATCGCGCACCTCGCCGCCGGCAGATCTCGCGGGCGAACTGAAATCTTGTCAGGCGGTTCTCTCCGCGTGCCCGGGGCAGAAGCCACGAAATGAGCTGCGAGGATCGACGTTCTTGTCGCACCGTGCATCGCTCGGGCTGGTCTCGAGACAGGAATGCACATCGGCTCCTGTAGCCGCAAAGAGTTCCTAGGTTATTGCGCGTCAGACACAGCGTGGAGTCGCTACATATCGTCAGAAGGCCAAACCTCGGCACGAAAGTCAAAGTTGTATTCGAGTGCTTCTCCCTTCACGATGGACGCCAGTCGAAGGGAGCACAGATGGTGGATGCGGTCGCAGGCAAGGCGGGGCAGATCGCGAGTGAGCAGCGTTCAATCGAGGTGATGTACGCGCGGCTGGACCAGAAGAAGGCCGACGCCATCGTTGCGAGCGAGGAAGCGATGGCCCCGTCCATCGATGGGGCCGAATCTCGTTGGGCAAGAGATGACATGGTGAGGCGAACGGCCGGAACGTTAGGGGTGCTCGAGTTGGCGGAACGTTCTCTATGCTTCGGACGCATAGACAGCGCAGACGGCAAGGCGTTGCATGTCGGCCGTATCGGCCTCCGTTCCAAGTCCGGCGAGATCCTGCTTGTCGATTGGCGGGCGGAGGCCGCGAGGCCCTTCTACGCTGCAACCATGGCTTCCCCGCTGGGGCTACGCCGCCGCCGTCATCTCCGCGTCGAAGACCGACGAGTCGTTGATGTTTCCGACGAGCTCTTCGACGGAACAGGCCCGACGTCTGCCGACGTCGTCTCTGATGGGCCGCTTGTGTTGGCGCTGGGTGCGGCGCGGACGGGACGTATGCGTGAGGCTGCTGCAACTCTGCAGCGTGAGCAGGATGAGATCGTTCGATCTGGGCATCGCGGGATCATGGTCGTTGACGGCGGGCCAGGAACAGGCAAGACGATTGTTGCTCTGCATCGGGCCGCGTACGTGCTCTACGCGTTTCCCACGATCGCGGAACGGGGCGTGCTCGTCTTCGGCCCGAACCGGCGCTTCCTCGCCTACATCTCCGACGTGCTTCCTTCGCTCGGCGAAAACAACGTTCAGCTCGCCACGGGACCCGATCTTCTGGGCGTCGAGGCGACGAGATCCGAGTCAGACGCGGTCGCCCGTGCCAAAGGACGTCGGCTGCTCGCCGAGGCGCTCGCACGGCGGGTGCGGGATCGGCAGCCGCATGGCGTGCCCCTGCGATTCACCACAGCTCACGGGGCGGTCACCCTGGACGCTTCCCGGGTCGATGCGGCTCGACGCAGCGCTCTGCAGGGCGGCATCGGCCACAACCGCGGGCGGGCTCTGTTTCTCGAGCACGTCGTTGATGACCTGGTCGATGAGTTGGAGCAGCAGACCGCCCGGGACATGTCTGACTTCGAGGACGAGCTCAAGAACGTAGGCGTCGACCTTGATCGCATGTTCGCGCCCCAACCCGGATACGCTGAGTCAGAAGAGGCCGATTCGCGCTCAGACGGGCTGGAGATCGACTGGGATCGCATCCGCGACGACCTTCTCGGTGACATCAGCATCGACCGAACCATCGCTCAAGTCTGGCCGAGGCTTCGCGCCGACGACGTCCTGCGCGAGTTGCTCACGGACCCCGAAGTGCTGGCTGAGGCTGCCCCTGAGCTCTCCGACGAACAGATCGATTCGATCGGCGCGGGCGCGCAGGCGGGGTGGAGCCGTGCCGACCTTCCGCTGCTGGATGAGGCGCGAGCGCAGGTGGACGGGCTGCCCGAGATAACTTATGGGCACGTCGTGGTCGACGAGGCGCAGCAGCTTTCGGAGATGGAATGGCGCATGCTCATGCACCGCTGTCCGAGCCGATCGATGACGATCGTCGGCGACCTCGCACAAGCGGGTCCTACGAGCTCGATCGCGAGATGGGAGGACGCGCTGGAGCCATTCGTCGAGGGCCGCTTCACCCATCACACGTTGACCGTCAACTACCGCACCACCGCCGAGATCCTCGAAGCAACCAAACCCATACTTGCTCAGATTGCGCCAGCACAAAGCCTCTCGTACTCGATCCGCCGTGGCGAAGCCCCAATCAACCTCACCGTCGCCGCAGCGGAAATCGACGATGCCGTCGCCGACATCGTCACTCAATCGGCACGAGACCACCCTGACGAACTGGTGGGAATCGTCGCCGCGACTCAGCATGCTCGGAGGATCGAAAGCGGACCCCTCGACGCGCGTGCCGCGATCGTGTCTGCAACCGACGCACGAGGGCTGGAGTTCGACACGGTGATCATCATCGATCCTGACGAAATCCAACAGGAAAGTGAATCCGGTCTTCGCGACCTCTACGTTGCCCAGACCCGAGCGACCAAACGCCTCATCACGCTGACGATCACAGCCGCGGAGTCGGCACCCAGCAGGTGTCGCAGTAGTCGGTCTTGATCGACGTGATTCTGGCGTTTCTGTTCTACTCGGCGGCGCGAGTCTGCGCATGAACGACGTCGCCATTAGCTGGGAGCGAGCCGTTGAACGTGATGGGGAGAGCTTGGGCTCGATCGACATCACGATTGTCGAGCGCTTGGACATGAACATGAGGTTCAGTGCTGTTCCCGGAGTTTCCGCAGCTGCCGAGTTCGTCGCCCACCTGCACCTCCTGGCCAAGGCGCACCATAATGCTGTCCTGCCGCAAGTGACACAGGGCGAGGACAGCGTCGCGGCCCTCGATCAACACGTGATTCCCGGCAAGGGCCGCCCAGCCTGCTCCGGCACGCCGCTGCTGGGTCAACGCGTAACGGATCGAGGGCAGACCGCGATGAGCATGGTGGTCGAGTTCGCCATCGTGGGTGGCGACGATAACACCGTGGACGGGCGCCAGTATCGGGCGCCCAAAACCGGGAAATCTCTCGGCGGGCTCCGGCTTCACGAAAGAGCCGAGCGTGATCGGTGCGGTGCGTCCGACCTCGGTAACGGGAACGAAGTCGATTGCATAGGCCGTGGCAAAAAGGCGTGTGCCGTGGCTGGGAATCCGGTTCGCAGGGCTATTCCGGACGAGCCAACGGCCGGCGAACGGATAGGACAGGTCCACCGGGGTGCTCATGTGCCTCCAGCGTTCAGCGGACGACGTTGACACAAGCGTATATTGCTCCTCGACGTCACGCTCTTCGATAATTGCCGAACTGCTGGCTGACGCGTGTGCGGTAATCACCCTCGGCCGACCGGAAATCAGCTCTCAAGTTGCGCCTGTCTCGCCCCGCTCAGGCGTCTCGCAGTTCGTTCCAGGTCTGCGAGCTCGTCGGGCTTTACGCTGTCGCATGCCCAGGCGACGTAGCCGTCAGAACGTACGAGGATGAGGGCCGCAGGTGGTTCTGCCACGGGCATACAGACCGTCGTCACTCCCTCCGGCGTGATCTCCTGACCACCACGCAAGTCAATCAGGGTGGGCCGGGCGTCATCGAGAAGCTCGTCGATCTTCGTCAGCTCAGGAACGAAGGTCCCGACCAGGGAGTGGTCGGCAGGTTCCGCCGGATAGGTAACTTCCGATCCCTCCAGCATTCGTATGAGCCGAGAAACCACCGCTGGCTCCTCGAACAGTTCCCCGAGCAGCTCTCGCAGGGACGTCACGGCGCTGTCCGGTGACAGTAGGAGGGTCTGGACTTGGCTGTGCATCACCACACGCTCGGCGGCCGGGCGCCGGTCGGTCTCATAACCGCCAAGTGCGTCGCTATGGCCCTGAACTGCTGCTGCGAGCCGCCAAGCGAGGCAGGCGGCGTCTTGCAGGCCGACGTTGAGCCCTGGCGCCCCGACCGCGTTGTGAACGTGAGCGGCATCCCCTGCCAGTAGCACCCGGCCCCGGCGGTATGCGGATGCGATCCTCGTGTTCCGCCCCCGCCAACGGCGCAGCTGATGCGGTCCGGGCAAAGTTGGCGGCTGCACCGGGACGTGCGCGCCAACGACTCGATCGAGAGCCTGAGCGACTTCGGCGAACGTCACGGGGGCTGCGTCTGTCGTGTCGTCACCGGCTGGCCACTCCATCGCGCTGATTAGGACGGTGCCGTCGCCCCTCGGCATCATCGACCACGCGCCGCGCTCGGTGCGATTCCAACCGTACAGACCAAGCGAGCCGACGCCCGGAACCTCGACTAGGCTCTGGCCGGCCGAGACGCTTGCCGCCGCGACGACGGCGTCGGCAGATCGGGAGACGACGTCGTCATCGGTGACGCCGGGGAACCCGATCCCCATGATGCGGCGGACATCGCTATGAGCGCCGTCGCAGCCGACGACGTACCTCGCGGCGACCGTTTGCTCCTCAGCAGTACGGTCCCGGAAGCGCACGCTCACCATCTGCTGGTCGTCGATCAGGTTCAGCACCTCACATCCGCGCCGAGTCGTCACGCCTGCCTCCGCTGCCCTTTCAGCGAGTGCTTGCTCGAGTTGCTGCTGCGTGACCCGGATGCCGTGAAGGCGATCATAAGGCGACAATGACAGAGTCAGTGCGAGCCCGCCGAACTGGAACAGCGGAGAGGGATCAGGCATACGCGCAAATCCGAGCCGCCGATGGATGCCTCGATGCTGCAGCAGGCGCGCAGCCTGCCCGATGACAGCGTTCGCCTTCGGCATCGCGCTGGGTTCGGAAAGCTTCTCGAGCACCGTCACCCGCAGCCCCGCCCTGGCCAGGTCTCCGGCCAGCAGCAGTCCCGTTGGACCGGCACCAACCACGACCACATCGCAGTGGGGGGCTTGTGACGTGCCCTTCACTCGTCCATCACTCCATTCACGCCGCTTCGTCCTCGTCACAATCCGGCAGTCCCGGCACCAATCGTTCGAGCGGC
This DNA window, taken from Paramicrobacterium agarici, encodes the following:
- a CDS encoding FAD-dependent oxidoreductase, which translates into the protein MVTEGSWCTNRRKEIAKHCFGRSNDWCRDCRIVTRTKRREWSDGRVKGTSQAPHCDVVVVGAGPTGLLLAGDLARAGLRVTVLEKLSEPSAMPKANAVIGQAARLLQHRGIHRRLGFARMPDPSPLFQFGGLALTLSLSPYDRLHGIRVTQQQLEQALAERAAEAGVTTRRGCEVLNLIDDQQMVSVRFRDRTAEEQTVAARYVVGCDGAHSDVRRIMGIGFPGVTDDDVVSRSADAVVAAASVSAGQSLVEVPGVGSLGLYGWNRTERGAWSMMPRGDGTVLISAMEWPAGDDTTDAAPVTFAEVAQALDRVVGAHVPVQPPTLPGPHQLRRWRGRNTRIASAYRRGRVLLAGDAAHVHNAVGAPGLNVGLQDAACLAWRLAAAVQGHSDALGGYETDRRPAAERVVMHSQVQTLLLSPDSAVTSLRELLGELFEEPAVVSRLIRMLEGSEVTYPAEPADHSLVGTFVPELTKIDELLDDARPTLIDLRGGQEITPEGVTTVCMPVAEPPAALILVRSDGYVAWACDSVKPDELADLERTARRLSGARQAQLES